The Aphanothece sacrum FPU1 genome includes the window AATAAACCCCCTAAATTGGGCCCCACAACTATAGAGATTTCCTCGGTTGCTTTACCCATAAAACCTGCTAAGGGAACAATAGCTAACCCTGCAGTTAAAAATATAACTGTTGCACCCCATTCAAGATAATATGCAGCAAAAGAGACGGGTATAAACAACAAGAAAACAGATAAAATCTTATCTTTATTTGACATAAATTGAGATGGTTACTCCTAGCCTGGGATACTTCTTATTTTAGAACATTAGGAGTTATTCACAAGTAATAAGTTTTCAGGGTGGGTTCTTAACTAAAATTTAATGTTTTCATAAATTAAATAAACCAGTCCGTACATAAGATCTCCAAAAAAAATAATTCAATCATGTCTATCATTGTTTTGATTAGACTTCATATTCATTTGTCGAATTAGCCAATAACTAGCAGAAAGTCCTAAAGCAGCTAAAGCTAAGGCAATAATATCGTTTTTCTCATATTTAGCTGGATCAAAAATAATGATTTTTCTGGCTACAGCAATTAAAGCTGTGACCACAACTAATTCGACTTGAACAATATGTTTTCTCAGATAAGCAGTGATATTTTCTAATAATTCTAAGGCAATTAATATGTTAAGAAATAGTCCAAAAATTTCTAGCATTGTTTTATTAAAAAATCCCACAGGTTCAGTGGTCAATAAATCTTTACCAAGAATAATGACTAAATCAAAAATAGAAACACAAATAACAATAACTAAGGCAATAGATAAAACTTTAGAAACAACATTTTCAACGAGATGAATCAATCTCATAAAGTTGTCATCTTTAAATATTTTTTTCATAGGTCACAGCGTAAGTAAAGTTCAAGTCATTAATTTATCTTACCAAAGTATTCAATTTTTATAAATTAATTATCAATTTTTTTTTTCATAAGCAATTACCTTATATAATACTCGTTCAGAACTTTGACTATATTTCAGTATTTCTGTCGTCCAACAAGGAATAAAACGTCCTTTATCCAAACGCTTGAATACATCCAACAAAATATCATAAGTTGGTAAAATTTCAGCCGTAATATCTTGGTGTACAATCTCTTTAAGACCCGTCTTTAATGCCAAATTTTTATAATCTTCCATAGTACAACATTTGGCATCTCCATAAAAACTACTAATTAGCATTTTGCCAAGATAATATAACAAGAAATCTATAAAAAATTGTTTGTTTGGCAAAACAAAATCAGATAAAGCTAATTTTCCTTCTGGACGTAATACCCTAGATGTTTCTTTTAAAAAGGCAAATCTTTCAGGAAAATGAAAAATACATTCCACTGCTAAAACGACATCAAATGTTTCTGCTTCTAAAGGTAAATTACAAGCATTTCCTTGAATAAATTCAATTTTATTATTACCCAATGGCTTCACTTTTTCTCTTGCTCTTTCTAATTGACGATTATCAATATTAATTCCCACAATTTCCAGAGAAGAAAAATTATCATTTAAACTGGCAATAGTTCCTCCAAAACCACAACCAACATCTAAAACTCTCATTCCTTCCTGAATATTGGCTGCTTTATAAATCAGTTTTGATAAATTTTCTGTGGCTATTTCAAAATCGACTATATTGATTTTTGCTAATTCAGGATTGGGCCAATATCCCCAATGAACATGACGAC containing:
- a CDS encoding class I SAM-dependent methyltransferase, which gives rise to MKEVSIQLPYFDLLLQEFDKKNTDAEQALGRHVHWGYWPNPELAKINIVDFEIATENLSKLIYKAANIQEGMRVLDVGCGFGGTIASLNDNFSSLEIVGINIDNRQLERAREKVKPLGNNKIEFIQGNACNLPLEAETFDVVLAVECIFHFPERFAFLKETSRVLRPEGKLALSDFVLPNKQFFIDFLLYYLGKMLISSFYGDAKCCTMEDYKNLALKTGLKEIVHQDITAEILPTYDILLDVFKRLDKGRFIPCWTTEILKYSQSSERVLYKVIAYEKKN
- a CDS encoding phosphate-starvation-inducible PsiE family protein, producing the protein MKKIFKDDNFMRLIHLVENVVSKVLSIALVIVICVSIFDLVIILGKDLLTTEPVGFFNKTMLEIFGLFLNILIALELLENITAYLRKHIVQVELVVVTALIAVARKIIIFDPAKYEKNDIIALALAALGLSASYWLIRQMNMKSNQNNDRHD